In Nicotiana tabacum cultivar K326 chromosome 19, ASM71507v2, whole genome shotgun sequence, one DNA window encodes the following:
- the LOC107823290 gene encoding chloroplast envelope quinone oxidoreductase homolog translates to MVKMAVKLMRAVQYDSYGGGAAGLKHVEVPVPTPDKDEVLLKLEATSLNPLDLRFQNGVNRPFVTRKFPVIPGTDVAGEVVEVGSSVVTFKAGDKVVAILNLLIGGGLAEYAVAKESLTVPRPENVSAAEGACLPIAALTAHKALVDIAGIKLDGSGPRMNILVTAASGGVGHYAVQLAKLGNTHVTGTCGARNIEFVKSLGADEVLDYKTPEGATLKSPSGQKYDAVVHCSKDIPWSRFEPNLSDSGKVIDLTPGPSAICTYVFQKLTFSKKQLLPFILIPKGDKELNLLVRLVKEGKFKTVVDSKHPLSKAQDAWAKIIDGHATGKIIVEQ, encoded by the exons ATGGTGAAAATGGCAGTGAAGCTAATGCGCGCGGTGCAGTACGACTCTTATGGAGGTGGAGCTGCTGGCTTGAAG CATGTTGAAGTTCCAGTGCCTACTCCAGACAAGGATGAGGTATTGTTAAAGTTGGAGGCTACAAGCTTAAATCCATTAGACTTGAGATTTCAGAACGGTGTCAATCGTCCTTTTGTTACTCGCAAATTTCCTGTTATACCTG GTACTGATGTAGCAGGGGAGGTTGTAGAGGTTGGATCTAGTGTTGTAACATTCAAGGCTGGTGACAAAGTTGTGGCTATTCTTAATCTTCTT ATAGGAGGGGGATTGGCTGAGTATGCAGTCGCAAAGGAGAGCTTGACTGTTCCAAGGCCAGAAAATGTATCGGCTGCTGAAGGTGCATGTCTTCCAATTGCTGCTCTTACAGCACACAAGGCCCTTGTTGATATTGCTGGAATAAAACTAGATGGAAGTGGACCGCGTATGAACATTCTTGTCACGGCTGCCTCGGGTGGTGTTGGACACTATGCTGTTCAATTGGCAAAGCTAGGTAATACACATGTTACAGGGACATGTGGTGCTCGTAACATTGAATTTGTAAAGAGCTTAGGAGCAGATGAGGTTCTTGATTACAAGACGCCAGAAGGCGCAACTCTTAAGAGTCCATCAGGACAGAAATATGATGCAGTGGTTCACTGTTCTAAAGACATTCCCTGGTCAAGATTTGAGCCTAATTTGAGTGACAGTGGTAAGGTCATTGATCTGACTCCTGGACCTAGTGCAATATGCACCTATGTATTTCAGAAACTGACCTTCTCCAAAAAGCAGTTGCTGCCATTTATTTTGATTCCTAAAGGAGATAAGGAACTGAACTTACTTGTTAGGTTGGTGAAGGAAGGAAAGTTTAAGACTGTGGTTGACTCCAAACATCCTCTAAGCAAAGCTCAAGATGCATGGGCCAAGATTATTGATGGACATGCCACAGGCAAGATCATTGTGGAGCAATAA